Genomic DNA from Cucumis melo cultivar AY chromosome 10, USDA_Cmelo_AY_1.0, whole genome shotgun sequence:
tctgtaacgccccaaaaattaagataatttattgggcgttattttgaatccatttaatgagaattatttgatttaagtgggaattgaaattaattaaatatttcttggatgaatatttaattaattagaggttttagcatgtagtgtttgttaagtttttgtttagatggtaggttaagaggattaagtaaagttgtggatttttagtgttgttgaagttgaatttaattaaataattatggatgttatttaattaaattatcgggtgaaaagtttgttggagatttaataattatatgtatatgtggaaatatatatacaattattatgttaatggaaaagataattatatttgttgaaatataattatttaaggataagataattattttggagaaagaatatttggtaagggagaaaaagtaaaataattatattttgggaaaatataattgtttgtaaaaggataattattttggagaaagataaataataattaattatggtggaagataattaattattttggagaaagataaataataattaattattgtagaagataattaattattttggaagaaaggtaaataataattaattattgtggatgataattaattattctgcagaaagataaatcttgattctggagtgaagttgttatggttgggttaagataattcatgttggaaattataagtgatttattggaaaagatttgattgatttaaataaattgaggatttaagtaaatttgagattttggagggaaaagttagttttggtggaattgtaattaattgagtatatatatatggatatatatattcaattaataatttggaaaagtgaagttaattatatgatggaatataattatatttgtttggaaaagaagataatccataaagagagagatggttgatttgattggacgaaaaagatatatatttatttataagagagaataatggtttaaataaatatatatttattgtagattttggtgagagaaaaataataataataaagaagtattattattattattaatggttataaatgcctaagattaaggcatttatttaggaaagataatgggaataaagatatatgtatatttttttggtattatatatatatatcctaaaaggaaaaggaaaaggaaataataataataattattattattgttattatttgggtctataaatagcattggaatgcttaagatggaaataaaggaaaaagaaaaaggttctttatcttctttctaagataaccctctgctgtcgccgcctcagttaaagttaagattggtctctttggaagcttggggatttaaagtgatgaatttttcatcaaggataagaagattttccaacctccatttgagtaaccttggtaagcaaatgatattaaattaatattttattcatttaattttggatctatttgaggtttctttaaaggttcaattggctaaactttttaaaatctaaatcttggatttttcccaatcaaagttgaattggtttcaaccccttttttttaaaaaagttaattaatttgggagaatttttgggtgttagccaattgccaatttcattaattaagatactaagtgttccttttatgattatgatcaagttaattggagaatttttactgtcaactagggagtaccttgtttgactaaaatctccaggtaagagattctcctactagaccttcgaactgaattcaagagaccgcatgtaattatgattatgcattgatggtagctaaaatgcataacttgatgctactgataatgactgtcattgtattgatgttggtgatgatgactgagattattatgttgatgattgatgatgatgactgatgttatgttaatgattggtagattgatgttgatgattgttaatgcatgatatattaatcacatgattaaggacgttaagattaatactcatgccatgttatgatgttatgttatgctacatgctatggatagggtgttctgttaactttatctattagagtcgtacctgcatgggtgtccttcgggatcaccacctatttaggactgtgtggtccgacgggacgccagtctagcatggatatagatatgattcgagtggttcgacggggtcctcgcatcccgattgtcttagtgttacccccgggttcactacagaccagcatgtcctaggtgctccctcggggacaccgaagaccagattttcgttcctacgggagcgcatgttgcacgtgttcgggaacgtgccagagattgggtaccattttcaggactctaatgagaagttaacagacacctagcgggactagtagtaggtcccttactaagtatatgtttatactaactctttctatgtttaacatttcaggcgaaggtaaaggtagaggaaagctggcgagcgacagagaaggatccgtgacatgccatatggggactcagttttgcttccgcgtttatgtttcagtgttttaatattccatttttaatgaaaatttattcttccctcgtttcaaaaaagtgtctcttgtcattgttccgttttagtaacgacctcagcttagtataaagagttgggtcgttacagctcatgattaatattaagttacctaggttatcaataattaatagtcagttttatatagtcaacggtgttataacttaaaaaatgactatttcatggttccagtcttacgtaaactctttacataggatgcccctacTCTTTCAAGTCTCTATATGAATGATTTAgaatcacatcatttgtactaactacaaagcgaaCCGCATCTATAGATCCCCAGAATGAAGctcccaaccttattcatacactaaaGACCGTatgggctatatactcaaacttgatccacatgtatgtctctacataaagttcaagtctaggacattagtttattggattcaagattatagtattctattttcactaataggttctcaataaccactttattgaatggaatataattttaaactacaaactatgagttttagggcATAAAATCCAACATTAGTGATAGATCAATATGTGCAACAGGGTCTACGAGTGAtagattttgataaattttgctatatttttaatgtttttaaaatattactatgagagattttgctatatttgtaattttttaaaatgtagcGATATATGCTAATAGTTTGAATTTAATTGTTTGCAACTGTTTCTTTGATTTAAAATCATTGaacaaataatataatatcttttaaaaataactcATCAATggaatataataataatgataataattcATCAATggaatataataataataattcatcCTAAGGAGTTACATAAAAGGGGGAAGGCATTAGGGTTTTTTGTTGTGCATACGTTCTTGAAGTTATTAATCTGTTAAGAGCTTTTCGAAAACCATGTCTCTTGTGGGAAAATTTGTGAGTGAATTAGAAATAAATGCACCTGCTGAGAAGTACTACAAAATCTTCAAAGACCAAGTTTCTCATGTTCCCAATATTTCCCCAAACATAATCCAAAATGTTGAAGTTCATGAAGGGGATTGGGACACCCATGGTCATGGCTCTATCAAGATTTGGAGCTACACCGTCGGTACGTATAATTATGACTATAACTGCAACCCTGACGACGGCCACAACTACACTTagttggcttttttttttttcttttttttctttttctctaagtTTTACTAATTCATTTCGTTTTGTTTCATTCCTATGTGATTTGTATTAAGATGGTAAGGCTGAGGTTTTCAAAGAACAAGTGGAGTTTGATGACGAGAAGTTGGCAGTAACTTTAATTGGATTGGAAGGAGATGTTTTTGAGCATTACAAAGTTTTTAAGGGAACATATCAAGTTGTGCCAAAGGGACCTGAACACAGCTTAGCAGTTTTAACATTGGAGTATGAGAAACTTAATGATGGCTCTCCTTATCCTTACAAATATCTTGATCTTATGAATAATCTCACTAAGGATATCGAATCTCAccttaaataaaatatgatgtTGTATGTGTTCTCTGAGCTTCATCTTGCTCCAGCATTTGGATATGTTTGATTATGTTCGAGTCAAAAGGGTTGTGGTTTGCTTTTCGAGTTCTGTCTCAGGATTGATTTGAATATGTTTTTATTACTATGGTTGTTTGAAGTTTATGGATTATGTAAAAATATAATAAGGGTCATTCTCATTGTAAAATGGATGAAGCTCATTGTTATGCTtgcttaaaatatatatattgctTCTCTCTCCATAAATGTATTGAGAAAATAACAAATATAGTATATGGGTATAAAAATGGTATCGATCCCAAAGCGAGTCACGACTATGACTAATGTCCAGAAATAATACATTTTATGTTGTAAATTTGTGTAAGGGACAATGGGAGTTGGATATTCAAGACGTAAACACGACGCTGCAtatgatttttcaaaaaatttgctaattttcaaaattctaaaGCAAAAACTGGTTTCTTCACATTGAGTCCACTCATCTTAAATTAGTAGTGTTTAATTTGATCCAATAATTATAATCCACCAAATTCAAGATGAGGACTATGCTTGGGCTATTAGAGAATGATAAATAAGAATACCAATTCCCACAATGAAGAACAAAAATGATTGAATATTTGTTGAGTTGAAGATAAATAGCCAATTAGTGCAAGTGAAGAGTAAGAAACTAAACAGAAAAAAGTAAATGGAAATGCATATTTACCCCAGGGTTATTTTATAAATGCTTTGAAAGTTAAGATAAAGGTGAAtaacatatttgaaaatatgGTTGTTGACAGTTATGTCCCACAATTATAAAGGCTAATAATTGTAATCCACAACTAAAATGCTCattcaattaaaatttaattatgagATCAAGTTAATTGTTACGTTCCATCATCAATAAGGAAGAATGAGGTTTTTTCCTTCATATTGATTTCTTCTTATCCTTCAAAGTTCAAACCATTTATCTGTGTTTACTCTGAAAAGGAAGTATAATTCAAAAAACTTTATAATTATTGTTTGTACAAATAatgttcatatatatataaaaagtttaTCTAAACTGGTTTTGTCcaattccctttttttttttagaattttatcTAAGAATACAAAAGTTAGTAATGACTAGGAAGGAATATAAAAGGaaccatattttttttatggattATAGAAGTCCACCACGCTTTTCTTATGTGTTAGACAATAGGATTTAAACCTAACAAAACTTTGAAACAATTCATAtccgaaaattcaaattttagaagCGGACAAGAGAAAAATGTCAAAACAAACATTATATTGTCCAGATTTATAATTCAAGTttgatatataaaatataaattttatttgaatgGGGATTTTTCATGTGGTAATTGTCGATGGTTTACAAGACATGGGTGGTAGAGTTAGTAATAACGTTAACTTGAAGGTGTGCATTATTGTAGGAATATAAAACAAATTTTGTTCTCAAAAGTCGTTggcaattattattattgttattggcaattattaaaaaataatatgaataaacaaaaagaaattttgTATATAAAGTAGTAACGCTAATTATTGGAAAAAACAATGATGTAATTCAAACTTATCCGCGTGATACACGAGTTTCCTTAAtagatatattatttgaaataatatatatataaaataaaatctctAATATATTCAAAGGCTCCAAAGTTTGAATAACATTTTTATACTAAAAAGGGTAATTACAGGGGTTTTCCAAAAACATAGTAAAAcaagataaaatatttatactctataaaataattttgaaaacggaaaaagtctaCATgcccacaataaaaaatataaaaaatgtcatGTGAACTATACTGTTAACAACGCacttaatatatttggtacacgatcgtttagatttggctagtttagatttggatagccaaatataaatgatttattttttcaattatatcgtttaatttggcgtacacgaccgtttagattttggtacacaatcgtttagatttgatcgttcagatttgggtagccaaacttaaacgataatttttttttcaaaatttggtacacgaaagtttagatttggctacatatcgtttagtttttaaaaattctttgGTACGCGATTgtctagatttggctaaacgatttttaaaaaattcgtttggtacacgatcgtttagattttgctgccccaatctaaacaattttattcaagattctttatatatgattgctattttttttgtaaacaaacatttggctacctaaatttaaactaaatctaaacgacgatttttttcaagtctacacaatcttgaacaaccaaataaaaagttagaaataaaaatacttttatatttgatacataatcttgaaccaaataacaatttgggaaaaataaagaaaaagaagaaagacgatggaaagaaatcgcagcgaaaaggAGAATAAAGACGGaaggacaaacttgaaatatttaaaaaatggctaacttcattggttttgttacacgtgccgtaaatattttactgatttgttatatttatgaaaattttcctaaaataaaatctataatctatagtatatataaaagctcTTATATGGAGAAATTTTTTTAGTCTATTTTACCCTTTTGATTATAAGTATTCTTAATGTTCATTTGATGATAATTTTGTCATTCAACTTCAATCATGTATAATGGGTGAATTTTAACCATTTCTCTCCATTTCTTTAACCAtttcaatatttaattgaaaaatattatgACCCTAATTAACTTTATGGTAGTGGAAGAATTTGTATAGGCATGATAATAAATTCAAAAAAGCCTTTTAAGAATTCTCTAACCCACACTTTTTACCAATTTATTCAATCTAAATGTACGGTACCTCTTACTTCCTTACAACAACAAAAATGGAGAGGGAAGTGCAATGAGACAAGAAATATGagaagataaagataaatattgaaTCTAGAAAGTCGCACATCAATCAGGAGAAAAGGAAAATACAAGAAGACAAGATTTATTACCTCGGTGTTGGAGATCTATacaaatattttctttcatttctttgt
This window encodes:
- the LOC103491915 gene encoding MLP-like protein 328, which translates into the protein MSLVGKFVSELEINAPAEKYYKIFKDQVSHVPNISPNIIQNVEVHEGDWDTHGHGSIKIWSYTVDGKAEVFKEQVEFDDEKLAVTLIGLEGDVFEHYKVFKGTYQVVPKGPEHSLAVLTLEYEKLNDGSPYPYKYLDLMNNLTKDIESHLK